Proteins encoded by one window of Nomascus leucogenys isolate Asia chromosome 19, Asia_NLE_v1, whole genome shotgun sequence:
- the SLC52A1 gene encoding solute carrier family 52, riboflavin transporter, member 1 has translation MAAPTLGRLVLTHLLVALFGMGSWAAVNGIWVELPVVVKDLPEGWSLPSYLSVVVALGNLGLLVVTLWRRLAPGKGEQVPIQVVQVLSVVGTALLAPLWHHVAPVAGQLHSVAFLTLALVLAMACCTSNVTFLPFLSHLPPPFLRSFFLGQGLSALLPCVLALVQGVGRLECPPAPTNGTSGPPLDFPEHFPASTFFWALTALLVTSAAAFQGLLLLLPSLPFVTTGGSGPELQLGSPGAEEEEKEEEEALPLQEPPSQAAGTIPGPDPEAHRLFSAHGAFLLGLLAITSALTNGVLPSVQSFSCLPYGRLAYHLAVVLGSAANPLACFLAMGVLCRSLAGLVGLSLLGMLFGAYLMALAILSPCPPLVGTTAGVVLVVLSWVLCLCVFSYVKVAASSLLHGGGRPALLAAGVAIQVGSLLGAGAMFPPTSIYHVFQSRKDCVDPCGP, from the exons ATGGCAGCACCCACGCTGGGCCGTCTGGTGCTGACCCACCTGCTGGTGGCCCTTTTTGGCATGGGCTCTTGGGCTGCTGTCAATGGGATCTGGGTGGAGCTGCCTGTGGTGGTAAAAGACCTTCCAGAGG GTTGGAGCCTCCCCTCATACCTCTCTGTGGTTGTGGCGCTGGGAAACCTGGGTCTGCTGGTGGTGACCCTGTGGAGGCGGCTGGCCCCGGGCAAGGGCGAGCAGGTCCCCATCCAGGTGGTACAGGTGCTGAGTGTAGTGGGCACAGCCCTGCTGGCCCCTCTGTGGCACCACGTGGCCCCAGTGGCAGGGCAGCTCCACTCCGTGGCCTTCCTAACTCTGGCCTTGGTGTTGGCAATGGCCTGTTGTACCTCTAATGTCACTTTCCTGCCCTTCCTGAGCCACCTGCCACCTCCTTTCTTACGGTCTTTCTTCCTGGGTCAGGGTCTCAGTGCCCTGCTCCCCTGTGTGCTGGCCCTAGTGCAAGGTGTGGGCCGCCTCGAGTGCCCACCAGCCCCCACCAATGGCACCTCTGGGCCTCCCCTCGACTTCCCTGAGCATTTTCCTGCCAGCACCTTCTTCTGGGCACTGACTGCCCTTCTGGTCACTTCAGCTGCCGCCTTCCAGGGTCTCCTGTTGCTGTTGCCATCACTCCCCTTTGTAACCACAGGGGGCTCAGGGCCGGAACTTCAGTTGGGATCCCCaggagcagaggaggaagagaaggaggaagaagaggcttTGCCTTTGCAGGAGCCACCGAGCCAGGCAGCAGGCACCATCCCTGGCCCAGACCCTGAGGCCCATCGGCTGTTCTCAGCCCATGGTGCCTTCCTGCTGGGGCTGCTGGCCATCACCAGTGCCCTGACCAATGGCGTGCTGCCTTCTGTGCAGAGCTTTTCCTGTTTGCCCTATGGGCGCCTGGCCTACCACCTGGCTGTGGTGCTGGGCAGTGCCGCCAACCCCCTTGCCTGCTTCCTGGCCATGGGCGTGCTGTGCAG GTCCCTGGCAGGCCTGGTTGGTCTTTCTCTGCTGGGCATGCTCTTTGGGGCCTACCTGATGGCACTGGCAATCCTGAGCCCCTGCCCACCCCTGGTGGGCACCACTGCAGGGGTGGTCCTTGTG GTGCTGTCGTGGgtgctgtgtctgtgtgtgttctcATATGTGAAGGTGGCTGCAAGCTCCCTGCTGCATGGTGGGGGTCGGCCGGCATTGCTGGCAGCTGGTGTGGCCATCCAAGTGGGCTCCCTGCTTGGTGCTGGTGCCATGTTCCCTCCCACCAGCATCTACCACGTCTTTCAAAGCAGAAAGGACTGTGTAGACCCCTGTGGCCCCTGA